In one window of Acidobacteriota bacterium DNA:
- a CDS encoding HAD family hydrolase, translating to MNDRQRNHKVAKQNNRPRNGGTKLRPAIFLDRDGTVTDEVGYINHISRAKIYPYAPEAVRMLKSTGLPVIIVTNQSGVGRGYFTEETVSQVHRMVQDTLQAAGTSIDEFYFCPHHPSAAIESYRLECRCRKPGTGMAEQAADRFGIDLGASYVVGDTYRDMQMGFNIGARTVLLMTGYGRGEYEHRSKGWPRMPDLIAEDLLGAAKLILKELNASSGAGVAAQSVRS from the coding sequence ATGAACGACCGGCAACGCAATCATAAAGTGGCTAAGCAGAACAACAGGCCACGAAACGGCGGAACAAAACTCCGGCCGGCAATTTTCCTTGACCGCGACGGCACTGTTACCGATGAAGTTGGCTACATCAACCACATCAGCCGGGCTAAGATTTACCCGTACGCGCCAGAGGCGGTCCGCATGCTGAAGTCCACCGGGCTACCAGTAATCATCGTAACCAACCAGTCGGGCGTCGGGCGGGGATACTTTACCGAGGAGACCGTCAGCCAGGTCCACCGGATGGTCCAGGACACGCTTCAGGCTGCAGGCACCAGCATTGACGAGTTCTACTTCTGCCCGCACCATCCGAGTGCGGCCATTGAAAGTTACCGGCTGGAATGCCGCTGCCGCAAGCCCGGGACCGGGATGGCTGAGCAGGCTGCAGACCGGTTTGGCATCGACCTCGGCGCCTCCTACGTGGTGGGCGATACCTATCGCGACATGCAGATGGGGTTCAATATCGGCGCGCGGACCGTTCTGCTGATGACGGGCTACGGTCGCGGGGAATATGAACACCGCAGCAAGGGCTGGCCCCGCATGCCGGACCTGATTGCCGAAGACCTTTTGGGAGCGGCGAAACTCATCCTGAAGGAATTGAATGCTTCCTCAGGCGCAGGAGTTGCCGCGCAATCGGTCCGCTCATGA
- the waaF gene encoding lipopolysaccharide heptosyltransferase II, with protein sequence MQKSLVLNPEKIVVRATNWVGDGVMSLPALEALRGRFPTAEIVLVVKPWVADLYLHHPAVNRLIVYDAANEHQGPSGFAKLVEQVRSERFDMAVLFQNAFHAAWMAWRSRIPVRIGYGLEGRGVLLTNSVPVPPPALYGHQSNYYLQLLFRAGLVERITPVESIHLNVENSEKTWAARQLKSLGLGGPRFLVGLAPGAAFGPAKRWLLDRYADLADRLIGALNADVLIFGSPAEKPLAEEIAHGMSHTPVIMTGETTLRQLMALLVQCRLVITNDSGPMHLAAAMGLPLVAIFGSTDETATGPVSPLARVVRHPVACSPCGLRVCPIDFRCMKGVTVDHVHRIALGLIKEYGVTHERPATQS encoded by the coding sequence TCGATTTCCAACTGCTGAAATCGTGCTGGTCGTCAAGCCCTGGGTGGCGGACCTTTATCTCCATCATCCTGCAGTCAACCGTTTGATCGTGTATGATGCGGCCAATGAACATCAGGGTCCCAGCGGCTTCGCAAAGCTGGTGGAGCAGGTTCGCTCGGAGCGCTTTGATATGGCGGTTCTTTTCCAGAATGCTTTCCACGCGGCATGGATGGCCTGGCGCTCGCGCATTCCCGTTCGCATCGGCTATGGCCTTGAAGGCCGCGGTGTCCTGCTCACCAATTCCGTACCCGTTCCCCCGCCCGCCCTCTACGGCCATCAGAGCAACTATTACTTGCAACTCCTGTTCCGCGCGGGCCTCGTGGAGCGAATTACGCCGGTGGAAAGCATTCACTTGAACGTCGAGAACAGCGAAAAAACGTGGGCGGCAAGGCAACTGAAGAGTCTGGGATTGGGTGGGCCCCGATTTCTCGTGGGCCTCGCGCCCGGCGCCGCGTTTGGCCCGGCCAAGCGCTGGCTTCTGGACCGGTATGCCGACCTGGCGGACCGCCTGATCGGGGCGCTTAACGCGGATGTGCTGATTTTCGGTTCCCCGGCTGAAAAACCTCTGGCGGAAGAAATCGCTCATGGCATGAGCCACACGCCTGTGATCATGACGGGAGAAACCACCCTGCGCCAGTTGATGGCGCTGCTGGTGCAGTGCCGGCTGGTGATCACTAACGATTCCGGCCCCATGCACCTGGCGGCAGCGATGGGATTGCCCTTGGTCGCCATTTTCGGGTCTACGGACGAAACCGCTACAGGGCCGGTCAGCCCGCTGGCCAGAGTCGTCAGGCATCCGGTTGCCTGCAGTCCTTGCGGGCTGCGCGTGTGCCCCATCGACTTCCGGTGCATGAAGGGCGTTACCGTGGACCACGTTCACCGGATCGCCCTGGGATTGATCAAGGAATACGGAGTAACTCATGAACGACCGGCAACGCAATCATAA